The region GCGGTATTGACTGCGATTATGCAGCAGCGGACAACGCTGCATGCACAGCAGATTAGCGAATCTGTAACGGATGCGGGCATGCAGTATTTTCAAAGTGTATTCAGCTCCAGTGCAGGTACTGTAATTGGAGGGATTATCCAGAGAGAGGCTCTGTCATGGGCGATTGCGGATACATTTTTAATTTCAGCGGTTCCTTTATTTATCACGATTCCGCTTGTTCTTCTATTTAAGCAGAAAAAGGAAGCGCCTCAGCTGCAGGCAGAAGCAAAATAAAGGCAGAGAGAAAGGGAAAAAGCATGAAAAAAGAAAAACGTACAAAGGCTGTTGCGTGTCTATTGCTAGGAGCACTTACGCTCGCAGGGTGCAGTACAAGTGCGAAGGAGGCTGCAAGCCCTGAGGTTCCGATTCCGGTTCGAGTAGCACAGGCACATGAAGGAGCGCTTGGCGGAAAGATCTATACGGGAACGGTACTTCCGGATCAGAAGGTTAATATTGTACCGAAAATCCCAGGCAAAGTGGCAGAGATGCCAGTCGAGGTCGGTACACGGGTCAAAAAGGGAGACGTATTATTCCGTCTAGAAGATAAAGATTTACGCAACGCAGTAGTAAAAGCAGAAGCAGCCGTGTCAGCGGCGCAAGCAGGTGTGCATACAGCAGAGACGGCCCGCGAATCCGGTGTCATTCAGGCTACAGGAGGAGCTGTGCAATCGAAGAGCGGCATGCTCCAGGCCAAAAGCAGCATGCTGCAGGCACAAGGCGCTATCACTCAAGCGAAAAGTGCGTTAGAGCAGGCAGCGAATGGTGTAGAGGATGCGGAAAACTCATTTGGCAAAGCCAAGCAAGCGCTCGAAGATGCTAAGGTAAACCGTGATCGTATGAAGCAGTTGTTTACACAAGGAGCTGCTTCAAAAGCGCAACTAGAGCAGGTTGAGACAGGCTTGGTCAATGCGCAGGCAGCTTACCGCAGCGCGGAGATCGATCGTGCGAACGCAAAGGATAAGCTTACCGCAGCGCAAAAATCATTAGATACGGCACAAAAAAGCTATAGTAATGCAGCAAACAGTTATGAGAATGCGAGTGGTGGCTATGCGAACGCACAAAAGCAAGTAGGGGTCTCGCAGAGCACATCTGTCATTGAGGCAAGCCGCCAATCTTTGAAGCAGGCGGAAGTGGGAGCAAACATTGCGCGTGATGCACTAGGAGATGCAACCGTTGTATCGCCAATTGACGGCATTATCGGTGCTAAAAATGCGGAAGTCGGGGAAATGGTATCGGCTCAGATGCCTGTATTGGTTGTTGCCAATCTTGATAGTGTAACGGTCTTGACGTATTTGCCTGCTGATCAGATTAACAATATAGAGCAGGGAAGTCAGGTACAAGTAAAAGCAACAGCATTTGATCATGTGGTAACTGGAACGGTGAAGAACATAAGCCCGCTTGATGAGAAGGGAAAAGGCTATCCGGTACAAGTAAGCGTACCAAATCCAGAATTGAAGCTGAAATCCGGTATGTTGGCGGAAGTTCGCATCTTAGCGCCCGATTCCCGTCGAGGCATCGTCATTCCGGCTTCTGCTGTTGTAAAAGACAATGGGAAAACCTTCGTATATACGCTTGAAGGTGACAAGGCTAAGCGGGTAGAAGTAAAGGAAGTCGCAGAGAAAGGATCGGAAGCGCTGATTGCGTCCGGACTTGCAAAGAATGCACGCGTCATCTCAAACAATGTGGCATTATTATCTAATAACGCCACAGTAGAAGTAAAACAATAGGTAAAGATGACAAGAAACCATTGACTATTTTCTGACTACTTTATATATTGGTTATAGAAGTGTAGTAGAAGTTAGCAAGAGATCGTGAGTGGTATTACGTGTCATTACGTATCGAACACCGTATCGGCAGGCTGGCTATGCAGCTGGCACTGCTTGAAGAAGACGACGCGGGCGCCTTTCCATTAGTGCAGGTGGAGACATCAGGGTATCAGTTCTGCAAGGGAAGGGTAGGCTCGATGGATGCACATAAAGTTGTGGCTGCCATCGAAACCGCTGCAAAGAAAGAACAAATCATCGACGGATCGTTCTATCGGGAGACACATGCGCTCTACCATGCCATTATTGAGGCGATGCAGGGAGTTACGCGCGGACAGGTGCAGCTTGGCACTGTTCTCCGTACCGTTGGCCTGAACTTTGCTATTGTACGCGGAAGGCCGTACGATAACGAACGTGAAGGCGAGTGGATTGCTGTAGCACTGTATGGTACGATTGGCGCGCCGGTACGAGGTCTAGAACACGAGACGTTGGGACTTGGCATTAACCATATTTAAATAACGCAAGTATAAGCCCATAGTGAACAGAAGACAGGGGGCTGCATACTGCTTAAAGTAAGCGGGCGTAAGGACCGTTTTATTTAAGCATGTGCAGCTCCCTTTTTGTTTGCCTGAAAGAGGAGAGTGGATAATATGATCAAATTAAATGGCTATTCATTAACGCTGTCGCAGGTGCAAAGCGTAGTATACGAATATGAACCGGTGGAAGCTTCCACAGAGAGCATGCAGCGAGTAGAAGCGAGTCGGCGGGCGGTAGAAAAAATCGTAGCTGAGAACAAAGTCGCCTACGGTATTAACACCGGCTTCGGCAAGCTGAGTGATGTTCTTATTGATCAAAAAGATGTGGAGAAGCTTCAACTTAATTTGATTCGCAGTCATGCATGCGGGGTCGGTGAACCGTTTGCAGAGCCGGTATCGCGTGCTATGCTCCTGCTACGTGCTAATGCGCTGCTCAAAGGCTATTCTGGCGTGCGCCGCGAAGTTATAGAGAGTCTCTTGGCTCTTGTAAACCGACGCATTCATCCGGTTATTCCCCAGCAGGGATCACTTGGTGCCAGTGGAGATTTGGCTCCGCTTTCCCACCTTGCGCTTGCATTGGTCGGGGAAGGTGAAGTGTTCTATAAGGGACAGATTGTTCCCGCCCTGCATGCGCTGCGGGCAGAAGGCATTCGGCCGCTAACGCTGACAGCCAAGGAAGGTCTTGCGCTGATTAACGGCACACAGGCGATGACGGCCATGGGAGTTGTCACATATTTAGAAGCAGAGCAGCTCGCCTATCAGGCAGAATTGATTGCAGCGGTAACAATGGAAGGTCTGCGCGGCATTACGGATGCCTTCGCTGAAGAAATCCACATTGCGCGCGGTTACCCAGAACAGGTGGCAGTGGCGGAGCGCATGCGGGTGTATTTATCGGATAGTGAACTTACGACAAGACAGGGTCAACTGCGTGTACAGGATGCCTACTCGCTGCGCTGCATCCCGCAGGTGCATGGTGCTTCCTTTCAGGCGCTTGGCTATGTAAAAGAAAAGCTGGAGATTGAGATGAATGCAGCAACAGATAACCCGCTGATTTTTGATGATGGAGAGAAGGTCATCTCTGGTGGAAACTTCCACGGTCAGCCAATTGCGCTTGCCATGGACTTTCTAAAAATTGCTGTTGCAGAACTCGCAAATATCTCAGAGCGGAGAATTGAGCGTATGGTAAATCCGCAGTTGAGCGGGTTGCCTGCTTTCTTGAGTCCACAGCCTGGGCTGCAGTCTGGCGCAATGATTCTGCAATACTGTGCCGCTTCCCTTGTTTCCGAGAACAAAACGCTCGCCCATCCAGCCAGCGTAGATTCCATTCCCTCCTCAGCCAATCAGGAAGACCATGTAAGCATGGGTACGATTGCAGCACGACATGCTTATCAGATCGTACAGAATGTGAGAAATGTGCTCTCTATTGAATTAATCTGCGCGCTGCAATCAGCAGACTATCAAGGAGTTGATAAGATGGGTTCTAAAACAAAGCAATTTCATGCAATGGCACGCAAGGTGACAGCGCCGCTGACGGAAGATAGGGTATTTGCAAAAGATATTGCCGCAGTAACAGAGTTTTTGAAGCATACACCTGTGCCAGCAGTAACCGGAAAGCCGTTGTTTAAGGAAGTTGGATAAGCGAAATAGAAAAAAGGTATATGGATTCATATTAAAAAGGCCGGGACCTCGTGTTCCGGCCTTTTTATGGTAATAAATACATGTTTGAATGTCGAGACAATGTGGAATAGGTGTTATAGGGTACATATGATAGTTCTCTTCTCTCACAAGGATTGGAAGGCTTCCTCCCCTCATTCCGCCTTCTAGCCTGCTCCCGAAATTTATCATTTTTTTATTATGGTATAGTAGTTATGTAAAGTTTTGCCGATCGGATTGCTTCATACTATGCAAATGGGTAAGTTCAGGGTGCTTGAAACCGGATGGAATGGAAATATTATAAGTATGTTCTAGCAGTGACTGCACTTAATTTAGGAGAAGGTGATTATAGTACATGATAAAACTAGAAAATGTGCAAAAAAAATACTCGGATGGCTATGTAGCTCTTAAAGAAGTGAATTTGGAATGTAAGAGCGGGGAGATTACGGTCTTTATCGGGCCGAGCGGCTGTGGAAAAACAACCACAATGAAACTGATTAACCGCCTGATTAATCCTACCAGCGGAAAAGTATATGTGAATGGTCAAGATGTTTCTGGTTTCGATCCTGTTGAACTGCGAAGAGGGATTGGGTACGTAATTCAAAACGTCGGTCTCTTTCCTCATATGACGATTGCAGAAAACGTGGCTGTGGTTCCCAAATTGCTTAAATGGGACAAAGAACGAATCGATAAACGGGTCGATGAATTATTACATATGGTTGGATTAGATCCTGAAGTATACCGAGGCAGATATCCATCGGAGCTCAGTGGGGGGCAACAGCAGAGAATTGGGGTCATTAGAGCTTTAGCGGCAGAACCTTCTGTCATTCTTATGGACGAACCGTTCAGTGCGCTTGATCCGATCAGCCGCGAACAATTGCAGGATGAACTTATCGGGCTGCAAAAAGATATTAAAAAGACGATTATCTTTGTCACGCATGATATGGACGAGGCATTAAAGATTGCCGATAAGATTGTCCTTATGAAAGATGGTGCCGTCGTTCAGCAGGGTACTCCAGAAGAAATTCTGCGACATCCGGCTAATGATTTTGTTAAAAACTTCATTGGGGCTCATCGACTCAAGCAGATTCAAGACATTCCAACCGCTGAGGAAGTCATGATTAGGAAGCCAGTTACCGCGTATCCAACACGTGGATTGGCTGCATCGATCAAAATTATGGAAAGCAGAAAAGTTGATTCATTACTTGTTGTGAATGAAGAGAATAAATTGCAGGGCTATATTACGATATATGATGTAATTCATCAGTTTGAAGATGAGAGCAAGAGGATTGGAGATATTCTGCAGCCTGTACCTCATACAGTAGGTCCGGATACGCTGTTGACAACAGTTATTGAGCTTGTTGATGCATATAAGCTTGCGTATGTACCGGTTGTAAGCGAGGATGGCACGCTGCTTGGCATCGTAACAAGGGGAAGTCTGGTGGGTCATATGTCAGATATCTATCCATCTAACGGAATTGGGGTGTAGGGGATGGAGAAATATGTGCTTATTTTCGCTCAGCGCTGGCAGGATCTTTATCAAGCGTTGATCGAACATATTATTCTTTCTGTAGGCGCAGTCATCCTGGGATGTATTGTTGCCATTCCCTTAGGAATATTTTTGGCCAAAACTTCCGTTGCATGGATTCGCTCCCTTATTTTTACGATTGCGAATATCTTTCAGACCATTCCGAGTTTAGCGCTACTGGCAATTCTGATTCCACTGCTAGGTATCGGTACGACACCGGCGATTATTGCACTGTTCTTGTATTCACTCATGCCGATTTTGCAGAATACGTATTCGGGATTCCAGGCCATCGAGCCGGATATTATTGAAGCAGCCAAAGCGGTGGGATATAGCTCTAGACAGCGGCTGTTCAAAATTGAGCTGCCTTTAGCTATTCGCTATATTATGTCAGGCATTCGATTGACAACAGTATACGTTATTAGCTGGGCTACGCTGGCCACGCTAATTGGAGCTGGAGGCCTTGGAGAACTGATTGTAGGCGGGCTGTCCGTATATGATAAGCCGTTAATCTTTGCTTCGGCATTCTTAGCTATGGCGCTTGCACTCTTGGTTGACTTTGTACTCTCTGCCTTTGAGAAGAGAATAACAAAACGAGCGCTCTAGAAATAAATTTGTCTAATATCGGGGGTCACTATTGAATGAAGAAAATAACACTGGCAGCAGCGGCGCTCTCCGTGCTGCTTCTCTTTACAGGCTGCAGTACGGGGGGCAAGGAGATTATCGTCGGAACGCAGACATTTACCGAGACGAAGATTCTTGGTTATATGTACGAATACTTGATTGAAGACAGAAGTGATACAAACGTGAAGGTGAAGACGGATCTGCTATCTTCTCCATTCATTATTAATGCGATGAAGGAAAATGAATTACAGATGGGGACACTGTATACAGGAGAGATTTTTAACGGATGGTTTCCTGTTGAACAGACTAAGGACCCGCAGAAGGCATTGGAACAAGCCAAAGATGGGTTTAATAAATATCATGGAATCACATGGATGGACACTCTTGGCTTTGAGAATACATACGCTTTTACGGTACGGAGAGATATTGCGGAGAAATATAAGCTCAAGAAAATCTCTGACCTTAAAAATGTAGCTAAGGATATGAAGTTAGGGGTAGATACTTCATGGCTTGAGCGCAAAAATGATGGCTATAAAGCTTTCAGTAAAACATATGGACTCTCATTTAAACAGTTATTTCCAATGGAGATTAACCTTGTATATACAGCAGTACAAAGCAAAGACGTAGATATTGTTCTAGCTTATTCATCTGATCCAAGAATTAAAGAATTCGATCTTGTTACACTAGAAGACGATAAAAAATTCTTTCCGCCCTATTTTGCTTCACCGCTCGTTTTGAATGAAACGATAAAAGAGCACCCAGAAATCGAGCCGGCATTGAAGCCATTGTTTGGAAAAATCGATCTGGATACGATCAGAACCTTAAATGCGAAGGTTGATCTTGAGAAACAGGACCCTAAAGAGGTAGCAAAGGAATACTTAGAAGCACAAGGTCTTATAAAGCAGAGGTGAGAAAATGAGCGAAAATATATATAGCGATATAGCACGGTATCTTGGGAACAACTGGGATACGCTGCTGCTCTTAATGTTGCAGCACATTGGAATGGTTCTCTCCGGTATCATTTTAGCTCTTATCGTTGGGATTCCATTGGGTATTCTTGCCGCAAGAAATGAGCGAGCAGCTACGATAATTTTAGCGCTGGCGAATATTATTCAAGTATTTCCAAGCCTTGCATTGCTTGCGCTTCTGATGATTTTCTTCGGCATTGGTTTTACCTCTGTAGTCATTGGGCTCTTTTTGTACTCTCTTCTGCCAATTATCCGGAATACGTATGTCGGGCTTCTAGAGGTCGATAAAAGTACAACAGAGGCAGGAATTGGCGTAGGGATGACAGCTTCTCAATTACTGTTGAAGGTTCAACTTCCACTCTCCCTATCGTTCATTCTCGCAGGGATTCGTATTGCGGCTGTTATTGCGATTGGCGTGGCAACACTTGCTCCATTTATCGGAGGAGAGGGGCTTGGTAAAGAAATTTATTCAGGCATTAATTTACGGGATCCGATAAAAATTTATACGAGTGCCATTCTTGCGGCGCTTCTTGCCATCATTGCGGATTTGTTGCTCGGTAAAGCTCAGAAGAAGGCTCGCATTGAGTAGCTGCCTCATTGCAATTAAGTACAGAGATTCGTTTAGTAACCATGCATAACATATGCATGGTTATTTATTTATGCATAAATTAAATATAAGTACGGATGATTCTTTATCCCTATAAACAAAGGATAAAAACCCTAAAACTTTTTTACTAATAAAATATTTACAATTATCAATAAATTATAGTATGATCAATACAGTAAAACCCATTAAACCAAGTTTTTACGGAGGTACATAGTGATTGAGTTTCGCCAAGTAGATAAATACTATGGCAATTTCCATGTCCTGCAGAATATTCACCTTACCATTTCCGAAGGGGAAGTTGTCGTGATCATAGGCCCTTCGGGTTCAGGTAAGTCCACGCTATTGCGCTGCATCAATCACCTTGAGAAAATATCGAGCGGTGAATTGATTGTTGACAAGATGAATGTTCATGACCGCAAGACGAATCTGAACGTTCTTAGGCAGGAGATTGGCATGGTGTTTCAGCATTTTAACCTGTATCCTCATATGAGCGTGTTAGAGAACATCACGCTAGCACCGATGAAAGTACGCAAGATATCCCGTACAGAAGCTGAAAAAACAGCACGTCTTTACTTAGAGAAAGTCGGACTGGCGCATAAAGCGGATGCGTATCCAAGTGCTTTGTCTGGTGGACAGCAGCAGCGGGTGGCGATTGCCCGTGGCTTAGCTATGCAGCCTAAAATTATGCTGTTCGATGAACCAACGTCTGCTCTTGATCCAGAGATGATCGGAGAGGTGTTGGAAGTTATGAAGAGCTTGGCAAAGGAAGGGATGACGATGGTCGTCGTAACCCATGAGATGGGATTTGCCAAGGAAGTAGCTGACCGTGTGGTATTTATGGATCACGGGCAGGTTGTAGAAGTGAGCGAGCCGAATGAATTCTTCGCTAATCCGAAGGAGGAGAGGGCGCGCGTCTTCTTAAGCCGTCTGCTGAACCATTAATTTATGCAATTGAAAAAAGGGGGGCCACAAATGAAAAAGAAAGTATCTGTCTTAAGTCTGGTGCTTATGCTCGTGATGGCAGTTGTGCTTGCGGCATGCGGCGGTGGCGGAAAACAAGAACAGAGCAAACCTGCTGACGGTGCTTCGTCCGGTGGAAGTGCTGAGAAGAGTGCAGTAGCTGCAGCGAAGGAACGCGGCAAACTGGTTGTAGGTGTAAAATATGACACTAACCTGTTTGGGAAAAAGGATACAACGGATGGTCAGGTAAAAGGCTTTGATATCGATATCGCCAAGGCTATTGCTAAAAAAGTAATGGGCGATGAAACAAAAATCGAGCTGAAAGAAGTAACATCCAAAACACGTATTCCTATGCTGCAAAATGGTGACATCGATGCGATTATCGCAACCATGACCATTACAGAAGAGCGTAAAAAGCAAGTTGACTTCTCTGAAGTATATTTTGAAGCCGGTCAATCTCTGCTCGTGCCGAACGATTCTGCAATTACAGGCGTCAAAGATCTGAACGGTAAAACGGTTATTGCAGTAAAAGGTTCTACCTCCGCAAAGAACATTCGTGAACATGCTCCAGAGGCAAAAGTAGCCGAGTATGAAAACTATGCAGAAGCTTTCACGGCGCTGAAATCCAAAAAAGGTGATGCGCTGACAACAGATAACTCCATTCTGCTTGGTATGCAGAAGGAAGATGCAAATTACAAGCTGGTAGGTGGTCTCTTCACAGATGAGCCATACGGTATCGCGATTAAGAAGGGCGATGCAGAAATGCTGAAAGCGGTTAACGACACGCTCTCTGAGTTGAAATCTTCTGGTGAGTACGACAAGCTCTACGAAAAATGGTTTGGCGAGAAGCCAAGCAAAAAATAGAGAAAGCAGGGGCCTGACGGCGAAGTGGCCGCAGGCCCTTTTCTCGTCCGAAAGAAGGGATTAAAAAACATATGCTGCAGACAATGCTTGACATCTGGTCGGAATACAATAGCGAATATATCAGCGGTTTGATTACGACGCTGCAAATCAGTATTATTGCTCTTATTATGAGTCTTGCCTTAGGCACAGTCATCGCTATTCTCTGCATTTCTCCGTTTCGGATTCTCGTTATTATCGGACGTTCGTACATTGAATTCATCCGAAATACACCATTATTGATCCAGATTTTCTTCTTTTACTTCGGTCTTCCTTCAGTAGGCATACAGATGAGTCCTTTTGTAGCTGGAACGCTTGGTCTTACGGTCTATACGGCTGCCTTCATCTCAGAAGCAATCCGGGCGGGAATCAACTCCATTCCCCGCGGGCAGATGGAAGCAGCCCGTGCATCCGGACTGAGCTACATTCAAGCGATGCGCTATGTTGTTCTGCCGCAGGCCTTCAAAATTGTTATTCCACCGCTTGGCAATCAGTTCATTAACCTTGTTAAAAACTCGTCTCTCCTCGGTGTGATTGCGGGTATGGATCTGATGTATCATGCAGATATCGTAGCGACAAATACGTTTATTACATTTGAGACCTATGTTTTGGTCGCGTGTTTCTATTTAACAATCACGGTACCGCTATCCATTCTGGTGAATTGGCTGGAGCGCCGCTTGAAGGTCAAACATGCATAAGAATAACGGAACCAGAAAGGAGTGGGGCGAATGGATTTTGTCGGCGCGTACAGTTGGCCGAATATAAGATATTTGTTAGAAGGGTTTCTTGTGACGCTTGAAGTAGCGGCGTTATCAATTGTTTTTTCTTTTGTGATTGCGATTGTGTTTGCGATTATCAGGTATACAAAAATTCCGGTGTTGTCACAGTTGGTATTTTTGTGGGTAGAGATGATACGGAATCTTCCTCTGCTGTTAATTATTTTCTTTGTCTATTTCGCGCTGCGCGATGTGGGCATTAAACTTGAAGTATTCACAGCAGCAGTTGTTGCTTTGACGATTTTTGAATCGGCGATGATTACAGAGATCATCCGCAGCGGTCTAATGTCAGTGGATAAGGGACAGATTGAAGCAGCGCGTGCCTCGGGATTAACCTATGTGCAGACGCTGCGGTATATTATTATGCCGCAGGCGCTGCGCCGTATGGTACCGCCCATTGTCAGCCAGTTTATTTCCCTGTTGAAGGATACGTCTTTAGCGATTATTATTTCGCTTGCTGAGCTGATGCATAACGGTCAGGTGATTTACAATACGAGCACGAATTATATTATTCCGATTCTGCTGCTGATTGCGATGATGTACTTCGTTGTAAACTTTGGTCTTTCCTTGATTGCACGACGATTGGAGCATACGAAATAAAAGAAAAAACGAGGCAAATTGCCAGATCCGGGCAATGCCTCGTTTTTTATGTGAATCAATCAACCTTAAAGCTACGGGCTGCATAGAGTGCCGGCGTAGAAAGAATAGAAATAACGAATTTAATGAGGTACGTTGTAATAAAAATGTCGAGCCATACATCAGCGGAGTGTACACCGGCAAAAGCGATCGTACAGAAGACAAGCGAGTCGACCAACTGACTTATGATGGTGCTGCCGTTGTTGCGTATCCATAACTGATTAGGCTTGGGGAATTTCTTTTTTAAGAACGTATAGATCTTCACATCGAGGAACTGACTGATGAAGTAGGCCGCCAGACTTCCGAGCGCCAGGCGAGGCATCAGACCGAACAGCGTATCCATCGACTTCTGTGCGATATCTTCTGCATGCGGCTGAAACAGCAGCGCCATCTGCATGATGATGGTCGTCATAACTAAGGTAAAGAAGCCGAACCAGACTGCCTTCTTCGCGTCCCTCTCCCCGTATTTTTCGTTCAGCAGGTCGCTTACCAGATAGATGGTACCATACATCGTATTCCCGAGCGTCATGACCAGACCAAACATCTCAATTGTTTTAACTACCTGGATGTTCGCGAGTACAGTAGCGACACCAACCCAAGCATAGAGACCGAACTTGCCAAAGAACCGATAACAAATAAGAAACAGCAAAAAATTCACGAGAACAAACAACATGCCAAAATAAAAATTGTACATACGTATAAAAGCCTCCTAGTTTTGATAACGCGGGAAGTCTCGAACCGCGGTTGCCTCTCAGCAAAACATTACTATTCTACTCGCTGTGAAAGAAAAGCACAACAAAAAAATAGATCAAGCCTGTGGGTGGCAGATCTATTTATGGAATTCAACGGCTGGAGTGCCTTGTCATTTTGTAGTTGCGGCTATAATGCATGAGAAGAGGAATCATGATATATAAAGCATAGGCGCAGGACATCCACGCTGTAAAGGCAATTACCTGCCCAGAGGAGAGGGCGGTAAAGAAGCGGGAATGATAAGAAATAGAGAATGTGTCAAGAAACAATCCGGTGGTTGTGCCGCAGAGTGCGAATGTAAGAAGGGCATTAGCGGATGAATCAAATCGGATATAGAGCAGGGAGATCAGGTAGAGACATATGGCTGTACCTGCCTCAAGGAGAATGAGCGTGGGCCAGAAGCTGCTAAGGGAAGGATCGACAAGCACCTGATGGCCAAAGAAAACAAAGAACATGGTAGCACTTGCCCATATGAGTACAGCCCATATCATAGGAAAAAGAATTTTTTGCATGTTTATTCACACTCCTTTTCTTTTTCAGTATGTATTCAGTGCGTAAGCAAAATTTCCAGTTCGTTGTATATTTTCTCAGTCGGAAATGAATCAGAT is a window of Aneurinibacillus sp. REN35 DNA encoding:
- a CDS encoding transporter substrate-binding domain-containing protein; the encoded protein is MKKKVSVLSLVLMLVMAVVLAACGGGGKQEQSKPADGASSGGSAEKSAVAAAKERGKLVVGVKYDTNLFGKKDTTDGQVKGFDIDIAKAIAKKVMGDETKIELKEVTSKTRIPMLQNGDIDAIIATMTITEERKKQVDFSEVYFEAGQSLLVPNDSAITGVKDLNGKTVIAVKGSTSAKNIREHAPEAKVAEYENYAEAFTALKSKKGDALTTDNSILLGMQKEDANYKLVGGLFTDEPYGIAIKKGDAEMLKAVNDTLSELKSSGEYDKLYEKWFGEKPSKK
- a CDS encoding amino acid ABC transporter ATP-binding protein; amino-acid sequence: MVIEFRQVDKYYGNFHVLQNIHLTISEGEVVVIIGPSGSGKSTLLRCINHLEKISSGELIVDKMNVHDRKTNLNVLRQEIGMVFQHFNLYPHMSVLENITLAPMKVRKISRTEAEKTARLYLEKVGLAHKADAYPSALSGGQQQRVAIARGLAMQPKIMLFDEPTSALDPEMIGEVLEVMKSLAKEGMTMVVVTHEMGFAKEVADRVVFMDHGQVVEVSEPNEFFANPKEERARVFLSRLLNH
- a CDS encoding glycine betaine ABC transporter substrate-binding protein, whose protein sequence is MKKITLAAAALSVLLLFTGCSTGGKEIIVGTQTFTETKILGYMYEYLIEDRSDTNVKVKTDLLSSPFIINAMKENELQMGTLYTGEIFNGWFPVEQTKDPQKALEQAKDGFNKYHGITWMDTLGFENTYAFTVRRDIAEKYKLKKISDLKNVAKDMKLGVDTSWLERKNDGYKAFSKTYGLSFKQLFPMEINLVYTAVQSKDVDIVLAYSSDPRIKEFDLVTLEDDKKFFPPYFASPLVLNETIKEHPEIEPALKPLFGKIDLDTIRTLNAKVDLEKQDPKEVAKEYLEAQGLIKQR
- the hutH gene encoding histidine ammonia-lyase, yielding MIKLNGYSLTLSQVQSVVYEYEPVEASTESMQRVEASRRAVEKIVAENKVAYGINTGFGKLSDVLIDQKDVEKLQLNLIRSHACGVGEPFAEPVSRAMLLLRANALLKGYSGVRREVIESLLALVNRRIHPVIPQQGSLGASGDLAPLSHLALALVGEGEVFYKGQIVPALHALRAEGIRPLTLTAKEGLALINGTQAMTAMGVVTYLEAEQLAYQAELIAAVTMEGLRGITDAFAEEIHIARGYPEQVAVAERMRVYLSDSELTTRQGQLRVQDAYSLRCIPQVHGASFQALGYVKEKLEIEMNAATDNPLIFDDGEKVISGGNFHGQPIALAMDFLKIAVAELANISERRIERMVNPQLSGLPAFLSPQPGLQSGAMILQYCAASLVSENKTLAHPASVDSIPSSANQEDHVSMGTIAARHAYQIVQNVRNVLSIELICALQSADYQGVDKMGSKTKQFHAMARKVTAPLTEDRVFAKDIAAVTEFLKHTPVPAVTGKPLFKEVG
- a CDS encoding efflux RND transporter periplasmic adaptor subunit, which translates into the protein MKKEKRTKAVACLLLGALTLAGCSTSAKEAASPEVPIPVRVAQAHEGALGGKIYTGTVLPDQKVNIVPKIPGKVAEMPVEVGTRVKKGDVLFRLEDKDLRNAVVKAEAAVSAAQAGVHTAETARESGVIQATGGAVQSKSGMLQAKSSMLQAQGAITQAKSALEQAANGVEDAENSFGKAKQALEDAKVNRDRMKQLFTQGAASKAQLEQVETGLVNAQAAYRSAEIDRANAKDKLTAAQKSLDTAQKSYSNAANSYENASGGYANAQKQVGVSQSTSVIEASRQSLKQAEVGANIARDALGDATVVSPIDGIIGAKNAEVGEMVSAQMPVLVVANLDSVTVLTYLPADQINNIEQGSQVQVKATAFDHVVTGTVKNISPLDEKGKGYPVQVSVPNPELKLKSGMLAEVRILAPDSRRGIVIPASAVVKDNGKTFVYTLEGDKAKRVEVKEVAEKGSEALIASGLAKNARVISNNVALLSNNATVEVKQ
- a CDS encoding ABC transporter permease; the protein is MSENIYSDIARYLGNNWDTLLLLMLQHIGMVLSGIILALIVGIPLGILAARNERAATIILALANIIQVFPSLALLALLMIFFGIGFTSVVIGLFLYSLLPIIRNTYVGLLEVDKSTTEAGIGVGMTASQLLLKVQLPLSLSFILAGIRIAAVIAIGVATLAPFIGGEGLGKEIYSGINLRDPIKIYTSAILAALLAIIADLLLGKAQKKARIE
- the hutP gene encoding hut operon transcriptional regulator HutP, whose protein sequence is MSLRIEHRIGRLAMQLALLEEDDAGAFPLVQVETSGYQFCKGRVGSMDAHKVVAAIETAAKKEQIIDGSFYRETHALYHAIIEAMQGVTRGQVQLGTVLRTVGLNFAIVRGRPYDNEREGEWIAVALYGTIGAPVRGLEHETLGLGINHI
- a CDS encoding ABC transporter ATP-binding protein produces the protein MIKLENVQKKYSDGYVALKEVNLECKSGEITVFIGPSGCGKTTTMKLINRLINPTSGKVYVNGQDVSGFDPVELRRGIGYVIQNVGLFPHMTIAENVAVVPKLLKWDKERIDKRVDELLHMVGLDPEVYRGRYPSELSGGQQQRIGVIRALAAEPSVILMDEPFSALDPISREQLQDELIGLQKDIKKTIIFVTHDMDEALKIADKIVLMKDGAVVQQGTPEEILRHPANDFVKNFIGAHRLKQIQDIPTAEEVMIRKPVTAYPTRGLAASIKIMESRKVDSLLVVNEENKLQGYITIYDVIHQFEDESKRIGDILQPVPHTVGPDTLLTTVIELVDAYKLAYVPVVSEDGTLLGIVTRGSLVGHMSDIYPSNGIGV
- a CDS encoding ABC transporter permease; amino-acid sequence: MEKYVLIFAQRWQDLYQALIEHIILSVGAVILGCIVAIPLGIFLAKTSVAWIRSLIFTIANIFQTIPSLALLAILIPLLGIGTTPAIIALFLYSLMPILQNTYSGFQAIEPDIIEAAKAVGYSSRQRLFKIELPLAIRYIMSGIRLTTVYVISWATLATLIGAGGLGELIVGGLSVYDKPLIFASAFLAMALALLVDFVLSAFEKRITKRAL
- a CDS encoding amino acid ABC transporter permease: MLDIWSEYNSEYISGLITTLQISIIALIMSLALGTVIAILCISPFRILVIIGRSYIEFIRNTPLLIQIFFFYFGLPSVGIQMSPFVAGTLGLTVYTAAFISEAIRAGINSIPRGQMEAARASGLSYIQAMRYVVLPQAFKIVIPPLGNQFINLVKNSSLLGVIAGMDLMYHADIVATNTFITFETYVLVACFYLTITVPLSILVNWLERRLKVKHA